A window of the Streptomyces luomodiensis genome harbors these coding sequences:
- a CDS encoding metal-dependent hydrolase translates to MMGPAHSLSGAAAWLGVGAAAAAAGHAMPWPVLVAGALICAGAALAPDLDHKAATISRAFGPISRGLCEVIDKISHSVYKATRKPGDPRRSGGHRTLTHTWVWAVLIGAGASALAMVGGRWAVLGILFVHMVLAVEGLLWRAARVSSDVLVWLLGAASAWILADVLHQPGNGSDWLFGSPGQEYLWLGLPIILGALVHDIGDALTVSGCPILWPIPIGRKRWYPVGPPKGMRFRAGSWVELKVLMPVFMVLGGMSGLAALGIL, encoded by the coding sequence ATGATGGGACCGGCGCATTCGCTGTCCGGAGCGGCGGCCTGGCTGGGGGTGGGGGCGGCGGCCGCTGCGGCCGGCCACGCGATGCCCTGGCCGGTGCTGGTCGCCGGCGCGCTGATCTGCGCAGGAGCGGCGCTCGCCCCCGACCTCGACCACAAGGCGGCGACCATCTCGCGGGCCTTCGGACCCATCTCGCGGGGGCTGTGCGAGGTGATCGACAAGATCTCGCACTCCGTCTACAAGGCCACCAGGAAGCCGGGCGACCCGCGCCGCTCGGGCGGCCACCGCACGCTCACCCACACCTGGGTATGGGCGGTGCTGATCGGCGCCGGAGCCTCGGCGCTCGCCATGGTCGGCGGCCGCTGGGCGGTGCTCGGCATCCTCTTCGTCCACATGGTGCTGGCCGTCGAGGGACTGCTGTGGCGCGCGGCGCGGGTCTCCAGCGACGTCCTGGTGTGGCTGCTCGGGGCGGCCAGCGCCTGGATCCTCGCCGATGTGCTGCACCAGCCGGGCAACGGCTCGGACTGGCTGTTCGGCTCACCGGGCCAGGAGTACCTCTGGCTCGGGCTGCCGATCATTCTCGGCGCCCTGGTCCACGACATCGGGGACGCGCTGACCGTCTCCGGCTGCCCGATCCTGTGGCCCATCCCGATCGGCCGCAAGCGCTGGTACCCGGTCGGCCCGCCGAAGGGGATGCGGTTCCGGGCCGGCAGCTGGGTCGAGCTGAAGGTGCTGATGCCGGTCTTCATGGTGCTCGGCGGCATGAGCGGGCTGGCCGCCCTCGGCATCCTCTGA
- a CDS encoding DEAD/DEAH box helicase — translation MTLIDQLPSDADPDALFEAFSTWVEERGISLYPAQEEALIEVVSGANVILSTPTGSGKSLVAAGAHFAALARDEVTFYTAPIKALVSEKFFELCKLFGTENVGMLTGDASVNADAPVICCTAEVLASIALRDGKDADIGQVVMDEFHFYAEPDRGWAWQIPLLELEQAQFILMSATLGDVSRFEEDLTRRTGRPTAVVRSATRPVPLSYEYRTTPLTETLTELLETQQAPVYIVHFTQAAAVERAQALMSINMCTRAEKDEIASLIGNFRFTTKFGRNLSRYVRHGIGVHHAGMLPKYRRLVEKLAQAGLLKVICGTDTLGVGVNVPIRTVLFTALTKYDGQRVRTLRAREFHQIAGRAGRAGFDTAGFVVAQAPEHVIENEKALAKAGDDPKKRRKVVRKKAPEGFVNWGQNTFEKLIASEPEPLTSRFRVTHAMLLSVIARPGNAFEGMRHLLEDNHEPRKNQLRHIRRAIAIYRSLLDGGVVEQVEPQGADGEKRDGPVIRLTVDLQQDFALNQPLSTFALAAFELLDPESPSYALDMVSVVESTLDDPRQILAAQQNKARGEAVAAMKADGVEYEERMERLQDISYPKPLEELLSHAYGLYRKSHPWVGDHPLSPKSVIRDMYERAMTFTEFTSFYDLARTEGIVLRYLASAYKALDHTVPDDLKSDDFQDIIAWLGEMVRQVDSSLLDEWEQLANPEEESAEEAQERADQVRPVTANARAFRVLVRNAMFRRVELAALDKVAELGEMDADSGWDEDAWAEAMDGYWEEYAELGTGPQARGPKLLRIEEDAEHGLWQVRQTFDDPNGDHDWGISAEVDLAASDEEGRAVVRVTEVGQL, via the coding sequence GTGACTCTTATCGATCAGCTGCCGAGCGACGCCGACCCCGACGCACTCTTCGAGGCGTTCTCCACCTGGGTCGAGGAGCGGGGCATCTCGCTCTACCCCGCCCAGGAAGAAGCGCTGATCGAGGTGGTGTCCGGGGCGAATGTGATCCTGTCCACCCCCACCGGCTCGGGCAAGAGCCTGGTCGCGGCGGGCGCCCACTTCGCCGCGCTCGCCCGGGACGAGGTCACCTTCTACACCGCGCCGATCAAGGCCCTGGTGTCGGAGAAGTTCTTCGAGCTGTGCAAGCTCTTCGGCACCGAGAACGTCGGGATGCTGACCGGGGACGCGTCGGTCAACGCGGACGCGCCGGTGATCTGCTGTACGGCCGAGGTGCTGGCGTCCATCGCCCTGCGGGACGGCAAGGACGCGGATATCGGCCAGGTGGTGATGGACGAGTTCCACTTCTACGCGGAGCCGGACCGGGGCTGGGCGTGGCAGATCCCCCTGCTGGAGCTGGAGCAGGCGCAGTTCATCCTGATGTCGGCGACGCTCGGAGATGTGAGCCGGTTCGAGGAGGACCTGACCCGGCGCACCGGGCGGCCCACCGCGGTCGTACGGTCCGCGACCCGGCCGGTGCCGCTGAGTTACGAATACCGGACGACGCCGCTGACCGAGACGCTGACCGAGCTGCTGGAGACGCAGCAGGCGCCCGTCTACATCGTGCACTTCACCCAGGCGGCGGCGGTCGAGCGGGCCCAGGCGCTGATGAGCATCAATATGTGCACGCGCGCCGAGAAGGACGAAATCGCCTCGCTGATCGGCAACTTCCGCTTCACCACCAAGTTCGGCCGGAACCTGTCCCGTTACGTCCGGCATGGGATCGGCGTGCACCATGCGGGCATGCTGCCCAAGTACCGGCGGCTGGTGGAGAAGCTGGCGCAGGCCGGACTGCTCAAGGTCATCTGCGGTACGGACACCCTGGGCGTGGGCGTCAATGTGCCCATCCGCACGGTGCTGTTCACCGCGCTGACCAAGTACGACGGCCAGCGGGTGCGGACGCTGCGGGCCCGGGAGTTCCACCAGATCGCGGGCCGGGCCGGGCGGGCCGGCTTCGACACCGCGGGCTTTGTGGTGGCCCAGGCGCCCGAGCATGTCATCGAGAACGAGAAGGCGCTCGCGAAGGCCGGGGACGATCCGAAGAAGCGGCGCAAGGTGGTGCGCAAGAAGGCGCCCGAGGGCTTCGTCAACTGGGGCCAGAACACCTTCGAGAAGCTCATCGCCTCCGAACCGGAGCCGCTCACCTCCCGCTTCCGGGTCACCCACGCCATGCTGCTGTCGGTCATCGCCCGTCCCGGCAACGCCTTCGAGGGAATGCGCCACCTGCTGGAGGACAACCACGAGCCGCGCAAGAACCAGCTGCGGCACATCCGCCGGGCGATCGCGATCTACCGCTCGCTGCTGGACGGCGGGGTGGTCGAGCAGGTGGAGCCGCAGGGCGCCGACGGCGAGAAGAGGGACGGGCCGGTCATCCGGCTGACGGTGGATCTCCAGCAGGACTTCGCGCTCAACCAGCCGCTGTCCACCTTCGCGCTGGCCGCCTTCGAGCTGCTGGACCCCGAATCCCCCTCCTACGCCCTGGACATGGTCTCGGTCGTCGAGTCGACGCTGGACGATCCCCGGCAGATCCTGGCCGCCCAGCAGAACAAGGCGCGCGGTGAGGCGGTCGCCGCGATGAAGGCGGACGGCGTGGAGTACGAGGAGCGCATGGAGCGGCTCCAGGACATCTCCTACCCCAAGCCCCTGGAGGAGCTGCTGTCCCATGCCTACGGGCTCTACCGCAAGAGCCACCCATGGGTGGGCGACCATCCGCTGTCGCCCAAGTCGGTGATCCGCGACATGTACGAGCGGGCGATGACCTTCACCGAGTTCACCTCGTTCTACGACCTGGCGCGCACCGAGGGCATCGTGCTGCGGTACCTGGCCAGCGCCTACAAGGCCCTGGACCACACCGTGCCGGACGATCTGAAGTCCGATGACTTCCAGGACATCATCGCCTGGCTCGGCGAGATGGTGCGACAGGTCGACTCCAGCCTCCTCGACGAGTGGGAGCAGCTGGCCAACCCGGAGGAGGAGTCGGCGGAGGAGGCGCAGGAGCGCGCCGACCAGGTCAGGCCGGTCACCGCGAACGCCCGCGCCTTCCGCGTGCTGGTCCGCAACGCCATGTTCCGCCGGGTGGAGCTCGCCGCGCTGGACAAGGTCGCCGAGCTGGGGGAGATGGACGCCGACTCGGGCTGGGACGAGGACGCCTGGGCGGAGGCGATGGACGGGTACTGGGAGGAGTACGCGGAGCTCGGCACCGGACCGCAGGCCCGCGGGCCGAAGCTGCTGCGGATCGAGGAGGACGCCGAGCACGGGCTGTGGCAGGTGCGGCAGACCTTCGACGACCCGAACGGCGACCACGACTGGGGCATTTCGGCCGAGGTCGACCTCGCCGCCTCCGATGAGGAGGGCCGGGCGGTGGTCCGGGTCACCGAGGTGGGCCAGTTGTAG
- a CDS encoding acyl-CoA thioesterase: protein MTNPAERLVDLLDLERIELDIFRGRSPDESLQRVFGGQVAGQALVAAGRTTDGQRPVHSLHAYFLRPGRPGVPIVYQVERVRDGRSFTTRRVVAIQQGRTIFNLTASFHSAEPGIEQQLPMPEVPGPEDLPTLADEVRSHLGSLPEAFARMERRQPFDIRYVERMRWTEEELKGVEPRSAVWMRAVGPLGDDPLVHTCALTYASDMMLLDAVRVPVEPLWGPRGFDMASLDHAMWFHRPFRTDEWFLYQQESPVATGGRGLARGQIYDRAGRLLVSVVQEGLFRPLPPAAGPADGG from the coding sequence ATGACCAATCCCGCCGAGCGCCTGGTCGATCTGCTCGATCTGGAACGGATCGAACTGGACATCTTCCGCGGCCGCAGCCCCGATGAGTCGCTGCAGCGGGTGTTCGGCGGGCAGGTGGCGGGCCAGGCGCTGGTGGCCGCCGGGCGGACCACCGACGGGCAGCGCCCGGTGCACTCGCTGCACGCGTACTTCCTGCGGCCGGGGCGGCCGGGCGTGCCCATCGTGTACCAGGTGGAGCGGGTCCGGGACGGGCGCTCCTTCACCACTCGCCGGGTCGTCGCCATCCAGCAGGGTCGTACGATCTTCAATCTGACGGCTTCCTTTCATTCTGCTGAGCCGGGTATCGAGCAGCAGCTGCCGATGCCCGAGGTGCCCGGACCGGAAGATCTGCCGACCCTCGCCGACGAGGTCCGCTCCCATCTGGGCTCGCTCCCCGAGGCGTTCGCCCGCATGGAGCGCCGGCAGCCCTTCGACATCCGCTATGTGGAGCGGATGCGCTGGACGGAGGAGGAGCTCAAGGGCGTGGAGCCGCGCAGCGCCGTGTGGATGCGCGCGGTGGGGCCGCTCGGGGACGATCCGCTGGTGCACACCTGCGCGCTCACCTACGCGAGCGACATGATGCTGCTGGACGCGGTGCGGGTACCGGTCGAGCCGCTGTGGGGCCCGCGGGGCTTCGACATGGCCTCCCTCGATCACGCCATGTGGTTCCACCGGCCGTTCCGCACCGACGAGTGGTTCCTCTACCAGCAGGAGTCGCCCGTGGCCACGGGCGGCCGGGGACTGGCACGCGGCCAGATCTACGACCGTGCGGGCCGGCTCCTGGTGTCGGTGGTGCAGGAGGGGTTGTTCCGCCCGCTGCCGCCCGCCGCGGGGCCGGCGGACGGCGGCTGA
- a CDS encoding DUF6397 family protein: MAVRVDQELRERWEPWGLEGLGEPSVPGQASGPGDPRGPAGPGASGESVAFEAAARALGLKPREFELAVQLGEVRTVTTGLGRRVACEELRRVTAAEGFPEALIARLRVVGTAEGAELLGISQGRLTRLARGGFFAPVRFYVNRYRAVVWLYPATELTEFAVRQPELLSGRTPPGLSAALAAGEDWRAAKWRRRRVGGLLTQTEDPWERAAVLACVLGSVELASAVSDPYERAHLRELRPALVRMRPEAGAVRDVIDTVVTADDPREIRRYRAALASALDDARRARPAPRPAAGAERPLDDRTRAPGLPRSLWQKLVGRR; encoded by the coding sequence ATGGCAGTGCGGGTGGATCAGGAGCTGCGGGAGCGCTGGGAGCCGTGGGGCCTGGAAGGGCTCGGAGAGCCGAGCGTGCCGGGGCAGGCGAGCGGACCGGGAGATCCTCGCGGACCGGCGGGACCGGGCGCATCGGGGGAGAGCGTCGCGTTCGAGGCGGCGGCTCGGGCGCTGGGGCTCAAACCGCGTGAGTTCGAGCTGGCCGTGCAGCTGGGAGAGGTGCGTACCGTCACCACCGGTCTGGGCCGGCGGGTGGCGTGCGAGGAGCTGAGGCGGGTGACCGCCGCGGAGGGCTTCCCGGAGGCGCTCATCGCCCGCCTCCGCGTGGTCGGCACGGCGGAGGGAGCGGAGCTGCTGGGCATCAGTCAGGGCCGGCTCACCCGTCTGGCGCGCGGGGGTTTCTTCGCCCCGGTCCGGTTCTATGTCAACCGCTACCGGGCCGTCGTATGGCTCTATCCGGCCACGGAGCTGACCGAGTTCGCGGTCAGGCAGCCGGAGTTGCTGAGCGGCCGCACCCCGCCGGGGCTGAGCGCCGCACTGGCCGCCGGGGAGGACTGGCGGGCCGCGAAATGGCGCCGCCGCAGGGTCGGCGGGTTGCTCACCCAGACCGAGGACCCCTGGGAGCGGGCCGCGGTCCTGGCCTGCGTGCTGGGCTCCGTCGAACTGGCCTCGGCCGTGTCCGATCCGTACGAGCGGGCCCATCTGCGGGAGCTGCGCCCCGCGCTCGTCCGGATGCGCCCTGAGGCCGGCGCGGTCCGGGACGTCATCGACACGGTGGTCACGGCGGACGATCCACGGGAGATCCGGCGCTATCGGGCCGCCCTCGCCTCCGCCCTGGACGACGCCCGCCGGGCCCGGCCCGCGCCGCGCCCGGCCGCCGGGGCGGAGCGACCGCTCGATGACCGCACCCGGGCTCCCGGCCTCCCGCGGAGCCTGTGGCAGAAGCTGGTCGGCAGGCGATGA
- a CDS encoding roadblock/LC7 domain-containing protein: MALNEGLDWLLDDLTERIAEIRHALVLSNDGLVTGASSTLVRQDAEHLAAVASGLHSLAKGSGHHFRTGRVRQTMVEFDEGVLFVMAAGDGSCLCVLTGPDADVGQVAYEMTLLVNRVGEHLRVEARQESGTPG; this comes from the coding sequence ATGGCACTGAACGAGGGGCTCGACTGGTTACTGGACGACCTGACCGAGCGGATCGCGGAGATACGGCATGCGCTGGTGCTGTCCAACGACGGGCTGGTGACGGGGGCGAGTTCCACTCTGGTGCGCCAGGACGCCGAGCATCTGGCCGCGGTGGCCTCCGGGCTGCACAGCCTCGCCAAGGGGTCCGGGCACCACTTCCGGACGGGCCGGGTACGGCAGACGATGGTCGAATTCGACGAGGGAGTCCTCTTTGTCATGGCGGCGGGGGACGGCAGCTGCCTGTGCGTGCTCACCGGTCCGGACGCCGATGTGGGGCAGGTCGCCTACGAGATGACGCTGCTGGTCAACCGGGTGGGGGAGCATCTGAGGGTCGAGGCCAGGCAGGAGAGCGGCACACCCGGATGA
- a CDS encoding PPOX class F420-dependent oxidoreductase translates to MAQNMTKDQWQKFLMEGTRTAKLSTVRADGSPHLAPVWFLLDGDDLVFNTGQDTVKGRNLARDGRVAICVDDDRPPFAFVTLRGHAELIDDLKQVRDWATRIAARYMGEDRAEEYGARNGVPGELLVRVRIDKALALSGVAD, encoded by the coding sequence ATGGCACAGAACATGACCAAGGATCAGTGGCAGAAGTTCCTGATGGAGGGCACCCGCACCGCGAAACTGTCGACCGTGCGGGCCGACGGAAGCCCGCACCTGGCACCCGTGTGGTTCCTGCTCGACGGTGACGACCTCGTCTTCAACACAGGTCAGGACACGGTCAAAGGACGCAACTTGGCCCGGGACGGCCGGGTCGCCATCTGCGTGGACGACGACAGGCCGCCGTTCGCCTTCGTCACGCTGCGGGGGCACGCCGAACTCATCGACGACCTGAAGCAGGTCCGCGACTGGGCCACCCGGATCGCCGCCCGTTACATGGGCGAGGACCGCGCCGAGGAGTACGGCGCCCGCAACGGTGTGCCGGGCGAGCTGCTGGTCAGGGTCCGTATCGACAAGGCGCTCGCGCTCTCCGGCGTCGCCGACTAG
- a CDS encoding zinc-dependent alcohol dehydrogenase, with protein sequence MRAVTWQGRREVTVETVPDPIIKEPTDAIVRITTTGLCGSDLHLYEVLTPFMTPGDILGHEPMGIVEETGPEVTNLRPGDRVVVPFQIACGHCWMCRSGLPTQCQTTQVVEHGMGAEIFGYTKLYGAVAGGQAEYLRVPQAQYGPIKVPEGVQDDRWVYLSDVLPTAWQAVEYAAVPRGGTLAVLGLGPIGSMACRVARVRGAADRVIGVDLVPERLRRARADGVEVYDLNDFSHQEDLVEAVRSATDGRGPDAVIDAVGTEAHGSPVGRTAQRATGFLPRDWAAKLTEKAGVDRLAALRLAIALVRRGGTISLSGVYGGMVDPLPLMTMFDKQIQLRMGQANVRRWVDDIFPLLTDEDPLGVDAFATHRMPLEEAPRAYEMFQHKEDGAIKVLMRP encoded by the coding sequence ATGCGAGCGGTGACGTGGCAGGGTCGACGTGAGGTGACGGTGGAGACGGTGCCGGACCCGATCATCAAGGAGCCGACGGACGCGATCGTCCGGATCACCACCACGGGACTGTGCGGCTCCGACCTCCATCTGTACGAGGTGCTCACACCCTTTATGACCCCCGGCGACATCCTCGGCCACGAGCCGATGGGCATCGTCGAGGAGACCGGCCCGGAAGTGACGAACCTCAGGCCCGGCGACCGTGTCGTGGTGCCGTTCCAGATCGCCTGCGGGCACTGCTGGATGTGCCGCTCCGGTCTGCCCACACAGTGCCAGACCACCCAGGTCGTCGAGCACGGCATGGGCGCGGAGATCTTCGGCTACACCAAGCTCTACGGCGCGGTGGCCGGCGGTCAGGCGGAGTATCTGCGGGTGCCGCAGGCCCAATACGGTCCGATCAAGGTGCCCGAAGGGGTCCAGGACGACCGCTGGGTCTATCTGTCCGACGTGCTGCCCACGGCATGGCAGGCGGTCGAGTACGCGGCGGTTCCGCGCGGCGGCACGCTCGCGGTTCTGGGGCTGGGACCCATCGGAAGCATGGCCTGCCGGGTGGCGAGGGTACGGGGAGCGGCCGACCGGGTCATCGGTGTGGACCTGGTCCCCGAACGGCTGCGCCGAGCGCGCGCCGACGGCGTCGAGGTCTACGACCTCAACGACTTCTCCCATCAGGAGGACCTGGTCGAGGCCGTCCGTTCGGCCACCGACGGCCGCGGACCGGACGCGGTCATCGACGCGGTGGGAACGGAGGCCCACGGCAGCCCGGTCGGCCGGACCGCCCAGCGGGCCACGGGTTTCCTGCCGAGGGACTGGGCCGCCAAGCTCACGGAGAAGGCCGGGGTGGACCGGCTGGCGGCGCTGCGGCTGGCCATCGCGCTGGTGCGGCGCGGCGGAACGATCTCCCTCAGCGGGGTCTACGGCGGCATGGTCGATCCGCTGCCGTTGATGACCATGTTCGACAAGCAGATCCAGCTGCGGATGGGCCAGGCGAACGTGCGGCGCTGGGTCGACGACATCTTCCCGCTGCTGACGGACGAGGATCCGCTGGGCGTGGACGCGTTCGCCACCCACCGCATGCCGCTGGAGGAGGCACCCCGCGCCTATGAGATGTTCCAGCACAAGGAGGACGGTGCGATAAAGGTCCTCATGCGCCCCTGA
- a CDS encoding roadblock/LC7 domain-containing protein: MTKPRSAAARSMADLDRILNDLVGQAAGVRHAVVLSRDGASVSASRGLSRQEAEHLAAVASGFHHLAASTGHRRGRGGPPRQTMIETAAGALFAAALADGACLAVLGTVGADPAVVAEETDRLVALVDRGRGPWSRRRRFGRVRAGTRNTPRKTMPTTTAKGHGDASGDVAGST; this comes from the coding sequence ATGACCAAGCCTCGCAGCGCTGCCGCACGCTCCATGGCCGATCTCGACCGTATTTTGAACGATCTCGTGGGCCAGGCCGCAGGTGTACGCCATGCCGTGGTGCTCTCCCGCGACGGGGCGAGCGTCAGCGCGTCCCGCGGACTCTCCCGCCAGGAGGCCGAGCACCTGGCCGCCGTCGCCTCCGGCTTCCACCACCTCGCCGCAAGCACGGGCCACCGCCGGGGGCGCGGCGGCCCGCCCCGGCAGACGATGATCGAGACGGCGGCGGGCGCCCTCTTCGCCGCCGCGCTGGCGGACGGCGCGTGTCTGGCCGTCCTGGGCACCGTGGGCGCCGACCCGGCCGTGGTCGCCGAGGAGACCGACCGGCTCGTGGCCCTGGTGGACCGCGGGCGCGGACCGTGGTCCCGCCGCCGACGGTTCGGCCGGGTTCGCGCGGGTACCCGGAACACCCCTCGGAAGACGATGCCGACGACCACGGCGAAGGGACACGGCGATGCGAGCGGTGACGTGGCAGGGTCGACGTGA
- a CDS encoding alpha/beta fold hydrolase, with amino-acid sequence MQHASFGPEGALIGWTGTAGDGDGGAARVYVHGLGATSAVYHAHIAAVPALAGRRSLFVDLPGHGISDRPADFGYTLEDHADALASALDAAGVRGAELIGHSMGGSVAIVLAVRRPELVSRLVLTEANLDPHPPSAAGSSKIAAYTEDAFVRGGGFEETLERVGPVWRATMRLADPTALHRSACALVRGTRPTMREMLLGLGVPRTYLIGGHTGKLAGHEELTAAGVAVRTVPGAGHNVMFDNAPGFAAAVVAQP; translated from the coding sequence ATGCAGCACGCATCGTTCGGCCCGGAGGGGGCCCTCATCGGATGGACCGGCACGGCGGGGGACGGGGACGGCGGCGCGGCGCGCGTGTATGTCCATGGGCTCGGCGCCACATCGGCCGTCTATCACGCCCATATCGCCGCCGTACCGGCCCTCGCCGGCCGGCGGTCGCTCTTCGTGGACCTGCCCGGCCATGGGATCAGCGACCGTCCCGCCGATTTCGGCTACACACTGGAGGACCATGCCGACGCGCTGGCCTCGGCCCTCGACGCGGCCGGGGTGCGGGGCGCCGAGCTCATCGGGCACAGCATGGGCGGATCGGTCGCCATCGTGCTGGCGGTGCGCCGTCCGGAGCTGGTGTCCCGTCTGGTGCTCACCGAGGCCAATCTCGATCCGCACCCGCCGTCGGCGGCGGGCAGCAGCAAGATCGCCGCGTACACGGAGGACGCTTTCGTGCGCGGCGGCGGTTTCGAGGAGACCTTGGAACGGGTCGGACCGGTGTGGCGGGCGACGATGCGGCTCGCCGACCCGACAGCCCTGCACCGCAGCGCGTGCGCGCTGGTCCGCGGCACGCGGCCGACCATGCGCGAGATGCTTCTGGGTCTGGGCGTTCCCCGCACCTATCTGATCGGCGGGCACACCGGGAAGCTCGCCGGGCATGAGGAGCTGACGGCGGCCGGAGTGGCGGTCCGCACCGTGCCCGGGGCGGGACACAACGTGATGTTCGACAACGCCCCCGGCTTCGCGGCGGCGGTCGTGGCTCAGCCCTGA
- a CDS encoding PadR family transcriptional regulator: MLELAILGFLHDAPLHGYELRKRIAALTGHVKPVAESTLYPAIKRLEKAGLLARRPQPGAGAAPRHVLTLTAEGRTELRRRLAHPPDNAITDENRWFTVLAFLRHLDDPAAQAELLERRMAFLRQPSSFFYEGDRPLRAEEVEDPFRRGILTIARATSQAELSWLRRTLDTLRAAADD, encoded by the coding sequence ATGCTGGAACTCGCCATCCTGGGCTTCCTCCACGACGCACCGCTGCACGGTTATGAGCTGCGCAAGCGGATCGCCGCGCTCACCGGACATGTGAAACCCGTGGCCGAGAGCACCCTCTACCCGGCGATCAAACGGCTGGAGAAGGCCGGTCTGCTGGCCCGCCGGCCCCAGCCGGGCGCGGGGGCAGCGCCCCGGCACGTCCTCACCCTGACCGCCGAGGGCCGCACGGAGCTGCGCCGCCGACTCGCGCATCCGCCCGACAACGCCATCACCGACGAGAACCGCTGGTTCACCGTGCTGGCGTTCCTGCGGCACCTGGACGACCCGGCGGCACAGGCGGAGCTGCTGGAGCGCCGGATGGCCTTTCTGCGGCAGCCGTCGAGCTTTTTCTACGAGGGCGACCGGCCACTGCGGGCCGAGGAGGTGGAGGACCCCTTCCGGCGTGGCATCCTCACCATCGCGCGGGCCACCAGCCAGGCCGAACTGTCCTGGCTGCGGCGCACGCTGGACACGCTCCGGGCGGCCGCCGACGACTGA